In Rissa tridactyla isolate bRisTri1 chromosome 8, bRisTri1.patW.cur.20221130, whole genome shotgun sequence, one genomic interval encodes:
- the KDM8 gene encoding bifunctional peptidase and arginyl-hydroxylase JMJD5, whose amino-acid sequence MAEGPAAGDELWAEVWALLPGSEEGLSLSLSGEVEDCVLPLLRRARRLLYGAAGRPGEAAAAALGRLGDILRDYSWERLNAGPWREVSKAWRQVYAYGCLFGALAEVAAGRPLVPAVRLCDMGLLMGASVLDNVLARLVRVLQARLPRGERRDAAPGSAKRARIEPLPVPIVQPEDALPHVRCPSLEHFRDNYLIPQKPVVLEGIIDHWPCMKKWSVDYFCQVAGCRTVPVELGTRYTDEEWSQKLMTVSDFINQYIVNANSIGYLAQHQLFDQIPELKDDISIPDYCCLGEGEEDDITINAWFGPEGTISPLHQDPQQNFLAQVFGRKYIRLYSPQESENLYPHESHILHNTSQVDVEDPDLLKFPNFRKAAFQSCILMPGQVLFIPVKYWHYVRSLDISFSVSFWWS is encoded by the exons ATGGCGGAGGGCCCGGCGGCGGGTGACGAGCTGTGGGCCGAGGTGTGGGCGCTGCTGCCGGGCTCCGAGGAAGGGCTGAGCTTGTCGCTGAGCGGCGAGGTGGAGGACTGCGTCCTGCCGCTGCTGAGGCGGGCCCGCCGGCTACTCTACGGCGCGGCGGGCCGgcccggcgaggcggcggcggcggcgctggggcggCTGGGCGACATCCTGCGTGACTACTCCTGGGAGAGGCTGAACGCCGGGCCCTGGCGGGAGGTCAGCAAGGCCTGGCGGCAGGTCTACGCCTACGGCTGCCTCTTCGGGGCGCTGGCCGAGGTTGCCGCTGGCCGCCCGCTGGTCCCCGCCGTCCGCCTCTGCGACATGGGGCTGCTGATGGGCGCCTCCGTCCTGGACAACGTCCTCGCCCGCCTCGTCCGCGTCCTGCAGGCCCGCCTGCCCCGCGGGGAGCGGCGCGACGCCGCCCCGGGCAGCGCCAAG AGGGCCCGGATTGAGCCCCTTCCCGTCCCCATTGTGCAGCCAGAAGATGCGCTTCCGCACGTTCGCTGCCCTTCACTGGAGCATTTCAGAGACAACTATCTAATTCCACAGAAGCCTGTGGTCTTAGAGGGGATTATTGACCACTGGCCGTGTATGAAGAAGTGGAG TGTGGACTATTTTTGTCAAGTCGCAGGGTGCCGCACAGTCCCCGTGGAATTGGGTACCCGATACACAGATGAGGAATGGTCTCAGAAGCTTATGACCGTCAGCGACTTCATCAACCAGTATATTGTGAATGCG AACAGCATAGGATACCTTGCCCAGCACCAGCTTTTTGATCAG ATTCCAGAATTGAAAGACGATATCAGTATCCCTGACTACTGCtgcctgggggaaggagaagaagatgACATCACCATTAACGCTTGGTTTGGTCCAGAAGGCACTATCTCACCTCTTCACCAGGATCCCCAGCAAAATTTTTTAGCTCAG GTATTTGGAAGAAAGTATATCCGTCTATATTCGCCACAGGAGTCAGAAAACCTGTATCCCCATGAAAGCCATATTCTTCACAACACTAGTCAG gttGATGTGGAAGATCCTGACTTACTTAAGTTTCCCAATTTCAGAAAGGCTGCATTTCAGTCCTGTATTCTGATGCCTGGACAGGTTCTGTTTATTCCAGTTAAATATTGGCACTATGTACGATCACTTGACATCAGCTTCTCTGTCAGTTTCTGGTGGTCATAG